The Urbifossiella limnaea genome has a window encoding:
- a CDS encoding DUF1501 domain-containing protein produces MTRPSRRQLLRVGGLSALGLGLPALLQARSPAAPAGRTPERSCIFVVQYGGCSHIDSFDPKPDAPAETRGPYRAVPTRVPGVRLAELLPRLADRADRFLLVRSMTHRDPGHDGGMHVAMTGHSNPTADTPYLGSVVARVRPAVRNVPSYVWLQNLAGDVQPRYLGGGFLGPAYGPLRVGTDLDNPAAPGFRVRALDPAADVPHARMTVRNELLNRLDPRPTSAGPEAALRGFQERAADLLTGPDTRRAFDLNLEPVGVRDRYGPHPLGQNLLTARRLVEAGVRLVSVTAWAGTPRGEAFKNVQTWDMHGEGAGLGSMFGTGAYGLGWALPNLDQAVSALLDDLAIRGLLESTLVVVVGEFGRAPRVDRAGRDHWPACYSALVAGGGVRGGRVYGASDRAGGYVKDDPVSPERFAATVLHALGVPPETRLGADRFTRPASTGEPILDWFA; encoded by the coding sequence ATGACCCGCCCGTCCCGTCGCCAGTTGCTACGCGTCGGCGGCCTGTCCGCGCTCGGCCTCGGGCTGCCCGCCCTGCTCCAGGCGCGATCCCCCGCGGCGCCCGCCGGCCGCACCCCGGAGCGCTCCTGCATCTTCGTCGTGCAGTACGGCGGGTGCAGCCACATCGACAGCTTCGACCCGAAGCCCGACGCCCCCGCCGAGACGCGCGGCCCGTACCGCGCCGTGCCGACGCGCGTGCCCGGGGTGCGGCTCGCCGAGTTGCTGCCGCGGCTGGCCGACCGGGCCGACCGGTTCCTGCTGGTGCGGTCGATGACGCACCGCGACCCCGGCCACGACGGCGGCATGCACGTCGCCATGACCGGCCACTCGAACCCGACCGCGGACACGCCGTATCTCGGCAGCGTGGTGGCGCGGGTGCGGCCGGCGGTGCGGAACGTGCCGTCCTACGTGTGGCTGCAGAACCTCGCCGGCGACGTGCAGCCGCGCTACCTCGGCGGCGGCTTCCTCGGCCCCGCCTACGGCCCGCTGCGCGTCGGCACCGACCTCGACAACCCGGCCGCGCCCGGCTTCCGCGTCCGCGCCCTCGACCCCGCCGCCGACGTGCCGCACGCCCGCATGACGGTTCGGAACGAACTGCTGAACCGGCTCGACCCGCGGCCCACGTCGGCCGGCCCGGAGGCCGCGCTTCGCGGCTTCCAGGAGCGCGCCGCCGACCTGCTGACCGGCCCCGACACCCGCCGCGCGTTCGACCTGAATCTGGAACCGGTCGGCGTCCGCGACCGCTACGGCCCGCACCCGCTGGGCCAGAACCTGCTGACGGCGCGGCGGCTGGTCGAGGCCGGGGTGCGGCTCGTGAGCGTGACGGCGTGGGCGGGGACGCCGCGGGGCGAGGCGTTCAAGAACGTGCAGACGTGGGACATGCACGGCGAGGGCGCCGGCCTCGGCAGCATGTTCGGCACCGGCGCGTACGGCCTCGGCTGGGCGCTGCCGAACCTCGACCAGGCGGTGTCGGCGCTGCTGGACGACCTGGCGATCCGGGGCCTGCTGGAGAGCACGCTGGTGGTGGTGGTCGGCGAGTTCGGCCGCGCCCCGCGCGTCGACCGCGCCGGCCGCGACCACTGGCCGGCGTGCTACTCGGCGCTCGTGGCCGGCGGCGGCGTCCGGGGCGGCCGCGTGTACGGCGCCTCGGACCGGGCCGGCGGCTACGTCAAGGACGATCCGGTGTCGCCGGAGCGGTTCGCGGCGACGGTGCTGCACGCGCTGGGGGTGCCGCCGGAGACGCGGCTGGGGGCCGACCGGTTCACCCGCCCGGCGAGCACCGGCGAGCCGATCCTGGACTGGTTCGCGTGA
- a CDS encoding DUF1559 domain-containing protein has product MSPRPSRRAFTLIELLVVIAIIAILIGLLLPAVQKVREAAARAKCQNNLKQIGIGLHAYHDLFGRFPVGMHDDDAESWCWRVHILPLMEQQPAFQALLASGMWLPPNPGGLNGGNVDSAWGSRPTVQGTWGSNAAQRVIPPYVCPSDILPEQSSRGAAKSNYAGNAGNRARFGSATWNGCASAKGRVQNGLLLYANDNLATWVVGFADVTDGLSNTLAVGEVTVSQNVSLSNTADANFPGWAGRNAGTSSVSSCNGFYRQGAMKLAEGTTFPLNMWRTALSNTQSAATFGSQHTGGGNFLLGDGSTRFLRDSVAPANYSAAASRDGGETLPLD; this is encoded by the coding sequence ATGTCTCCACGTCCCAGTCGTCGCGCGTTCACGCTCATCGAACTGCTGGTGGTAATCGCCATCATCGCGATTCTGATCGGCCTTCTCCTGCCGGCCGTGCAGAAGGTGCGCGAGGCCGCGGCCCGCGCCAAGTGCCAGAACAATCTGAAGCAGATCGGCATCGGCCTCCACGCCTACCACGACCTGTTCGGCCGGTTCCCGGTCGGGATGCACGACGACGACGCCGAGAGCTGGTGCTGGCGGGTCCACATCCTGCCGTTGATGGAGCAGCAGCCGGCGTTCCAGGCGCTGCTGGCCAGTGGCATGTGGCTGCCGCCCAACCCCGGCGGCCTGAACGGCGGCAACGTGGACAGCGCGTGGGGCTCGCGGCCGACGGTCCAGGGGACGTGGGGGAGCAACGCGGCGCAGCGGGTGATTCCGCCCTACGTCTGCCCGAGCGACATCCTCCCCGAGCAGAGCAGCCGCGGCGCGGCGAAGTCGAACTACGCGGGGAACGCGGGGAACCGGGCGCGGTTCGGCTCGGCCACGTGGAACGGCTGCGCCAGCGCGAAGGGCCGGGTCCAGAACGGACTACTCCTGTACGCCAACGACAACCTGGCGACGTGGGTGGTGGGCTTCGCCGACGTGACGGACGGGCTGAGCAACACCCTGGCCGTGGGCGAGGTGACGGTGAGCCAGAACGTCTCCCTGTCGAATACGGCGGACGCGAACTTCCCAGGGTGGGCCGGGCGGAACGCGGGCACCTCGTCGGTCAGCAGCTGCAACGGGTTCTACCGGCAGGGGGCGATGAAGCTGGCCGAGGGGACGACGTTCCCGCTGAACATGTGGCGGACGGCGCTGAGCAACACGCAGAGCGCCGCGACGTTCGGCAGCCAGCACACGGGCGGGGGGAACTTCCTCCTGGGCGACGGCTCGACGCGCTTCCTGCGTGACTCGGTCGCCCCGGCGAACTACTCGGCCGCGGCCAGCCGCGACGGCGGCGAGACCCTGCCGCTGGACTGA
- a CDS encoding sigma-54-dependent transcriptional regulator: protein MPRLLLVDDEPNVLYTLELGLAGDGLELLTARTVRDAIGLVRSAAPDAMVLDLRLPDGSGLDVFDAARAIDPHLPVVVITAHGTTDTAIEAMKRGAFEYLLKPVDLHQLQEVVGRALAARRMRAVPAVPDRDDADPDADVIVGRGPAMQEVFKAIGRITAKDVNVLITGESGTGKELVARAVYQHSRRADRPFLAINCAAIPEALLESELFGHEKGAFTGADRQRVGRFEQADGGTIFLDEVGDMAPAAQAKVLRLLQQQQFERVGSGETRTVDVRVIAATNRNLEAMAAAGAFREDLLYRLNGFTIHLPPLRDRREDVPLLAERFLRAANRKLGKAVRGFAPEALRLVEGYGWPGNVRELQSAVRYAVVQATGEAVTPDCLPRSVRGAGPEPATVADPGLDVTGLTRELLARGEENVYEKVIRAVDRAVLGVVLGHADGNQVAASHLLGISRTTLRAKLQALKLVIEKHVRPDGPTDG, encoded by the coding sequence ATGCCCCGGCTGCTGCTGGTGGACGACGAGCCGAACGTCCTCTACACCCTCGAACTCGGCCTCGCCGGCGACGGGCTCGAACTCCTCACCGCCCGCACCGTCCGCGACGCGATCGGGCTGGTGCGCTCCGCCGCCCCCGACGCGATGGTGCTCGACCTGCGCCTCCCCGACGGCTCGGGGCTCGACGTGTTCGACGCCGCGCGGGCGATCGACCCGCACCTCCCCGTCGTCGTCATCACCGCCCACGGCACCACCGACACCGCCATCGAGGCGATGAAGCGCGGGGCGTTCGAGTACCTCCTCAAGCCGGTGGACCTGCACCAGCTCCAGGAGGTCGTCGGCCGGGCGCTCGCCGCCCGGCGGATGCGGGCCGTGCCCGCCGTCCCCGACCGCGACGACGCCGACCCCGACGCCGACGTGATCGTCGGCCGCGGCCCGGCGATGCAGGAGGTGTTCAAGGCCATCGGCCGCATCACCGCGAAGGACGTGAACGTCCTCATCACCGGCGAGAGCGGCACCGGCAAGGAGCTGGTGGCCCGCGCGGTGTACCAGCACAGCCGCCGCGCCGACCGGCCGTTCCTGGCGATCAACTGCGCGGCCATCCCCGAGGCGCTGCTGGAGAGCGAGCTGTTCGGCCACGAGAAGGGCGCCTTCACCGGCGCCGACCGGCAGCGCGTCGGCCGGTTCGAGCAGGCCGACGGCGGCACCATCTTCCTCGACGAGGTCGGCGACATGGCCCCGGCGGCGCAGGCGAAGGTGCTGCGCCTCCTCCAGCAGCAGCAGTTCGAGCGCGTCGGGTCGGGCGAGACGCGGACGGTGGACGTGCGGGTGATCGCCGCGACGAACCGCAACCTGGAGGCGATGGCCGCGGCCGGCGCGTTCCGCGAGGACCTGTTGTACCGGCTCAACGGGTTCACCATCCACCTGCCGCCGCTGCGCGACCGGCGCGAGGACGTGCCGCTGCTGGCCGAGCGGTTCCTGCGGGCGGCGAACCGGAAGCTCGGCAAGGCGGTGCGCGGGTTCGCCCCCGAGGCGCTGCGGCTGGTCGAGGGGTACGGCTGGCCGGGGAACGTGCGCGAGCTACAGAGTGCCGTGCGGTACGCGGTGGTGCAGGCCACGGGCGAGGCCGTCACGCCGGACTGCCTGCCGCGGTCGGTCCGCGGCGCCGGCCCCGAGCCGGCGACGGTCGCCGACCCGGGCCTCGACGTCACCGGACTGACGCGCGAGCTCCTGGCCCGCGGGGAGGAGAACGTCTACGAGAAGGTGATCCGGGCGGTGGACCGCGCCGTGCTGGGCGTGGTGCTGGGCCACGCCGACGGGAACCAGGTGGCGGCGAGCCACCTCCTCGGCATCTCGCGGACGACGCTGCGCGCCAAGCTCCAGGCGCTCAAGCTGGTGATCGAGAAGCACGTCCGCCCCGACGGCCCGACGGACGGCTGA
- a CDS encoding ATP-binding protein, with product MQPRVWTGIAAPVAAVSVLLLVVAVGTAWYVRDMQATTAGMLGENVTSMRAAQELELSARDLRSQGVRYLLTGEPKMLEPIPRLRDRTMDALAEAERLATTPPEQALMRKTRAGLHAFFTEYDRMTNGRPDLADYAKTLELVDTVLANEVIEPTREYLRLNEGGLTRANAENERTAAQLTTGLIVLGLCGSVGGLLGGWVIAAGLRRAMMRTEERLRTTARQLDEAARTAEDNAHRAGRSADALDDVARSATAVLDRLRQTERDALRAEQLAWAGRMAAGIAHEVRNPLMAIKLLIQALADGRTDNRLRPRDMEVLEEEIIRLEQAVGSFLDFARPPRPDKKPVEVGPLVEQVADRVRGRAALQRVAVEVSTPRRPVVAELDPGQLQQVLYNLLFNALDAQPTGGRIAVTVVGEDDRVVLRVEDEGPGLPARVRDRLFEAFVSTKDAGMGLGLSICRRIVETHGGEIAAADRPGGGTVFTVRLPASAGRRASGVPATAAS from the coding sequence ATGCAGCCGCGAGTTTGGACCGGCATCGCCGCCCCCGTCGCCGCCGTCAGCGTCCTCCTCCTGGTGGTCGCCGTCGGCACCGCGTGGTACGTCCGCGACATGCAGGCCACCACGGCCGGCATGCTCGGCGAGAATGTCACCAGCATGCGCGCCGCGCAGGAACTGGAGCTGAGCGCCCGTGACCTGCGCAGCCAGGGCGTGCGCTACCTCCTGACCGGCGAGCCGAAGATGCTGGAGCCGATCCCCCGGCTGCGGGATCGGACCATGGACGCGCTCGCCGAGGCCGAACGGCTCGCCACCACGCCGCCCGAGCAGGCGCTTATGCGGAAGACGCGGGCCGGGCTCCACGCGTTCTTCACCGAGTACGACCGGATGACCAACGGCCGGCCCGACCTGGCCGACTACGCCAAGACGCTAGAGTTGGTGGACACCGTGCTGGCGAACGAGGTGATCGAGCCGACCCGCGAGTACCTGCGGCTGAACGAGGGCGGGCTGACCCGCGCGAACGCCGAGAACGAGCGGACCGCGGCCCAGCTCACGACCGGACTCATCGTACTCGGCCTGTGCGGGTCGGTCGGCGGGCTGCTCGGCGGGTGGGTGATCGCGGCCGGCCTGCGGCGCGCCATGATGCGCACCGAGGAGCGGCTGCGCACCACCGCCCGCCAGCTCGACGAGGCCGCCCGCACCGCCGAGGACAACGCCCACCGCGCCGGCCGGTCGGCCGACGCCCTCGACGACGTGGCCCGCAGCGCGACGGCCGTGCTGGACCGGCTCCGGCAGACCGAGCGCGACGCCCTCCGCGCCGAGCAACTGGCGTGGGCCGGGCGGATGGCCGCCGGCATCGCCCACGAAGTCCGCAACCCGCTGATGGCGATCAAGCTGCTGATCCAGGCTCTCGCCGACGGCCGCACCGACAACCGCCTCCGCCCGCGGGACATGGAGGTGCTGGAGGAGGAGATCATTCGACTCGAACAGGCCGTCGGCTCGTTCCTCGACTTCGCCCGCCCGCCGCGGCCGGACAAGAAGCCGGTCGAGGTCGGCCCGCTGGTCGAACAGGTCGCCGACCGCGTCCGCGGCCGGGCGGCGCTCCAGCGGGTGGCCGTGGAGGTGAGCACGCCGCGCCGCCCGGTCGTCGCCGAGCTCGACCCGGGCCAGCTACAGCAGGTGCTATACAACCTCCTGTTCAACGCCCTGGACGCGCAGCCGACCGGCGGCCGGATCGCGGTCACGGTCGTGGGCGAGGACGACCGCGTGGTGCTCCGGGTGGAGGACGAGGGCCCGGGGCTGCCGGCCCGGGTGCGCGACCGCCTGTTCGAGGCGTTCGTGAGCACGAAGGACGCCGGCATGGGCCTCGGCCTGTCGATCTGCCGGCGGATCGTGGAGACGCACGGCGGCGAGATCGCCGCGGCCGACCGCCCGGGCGGCGGGACGGTCTTCACCGTGCGGCTCCCGGCGAGTGCGGGCCGGCGCGCGTCGGGTGTCCCCGCCACCGCCGCATCGTGA
- a CDS encoding alpha,alpha-trehalose-phosphate synthase (UDP-forming) — translation MAWTKDRLEDAARTRLGGAKLIVVANREPYIHNLRNGAVELMRPAGGLTTALDPVMRACGGTWVAHGSGSADRLSSDARGRVRVPPDDPSYTLRRVWLTPEQENGYYYGFANSSLWPLCHQVYHRPTFDPAHWAAYQEVNDLFAAAVLEEARGGPALVFVQDYHFALLPRLLKRARPDLVVAQFWHIPWPNPETFRVCPWAGELLDGMLGNDLLGFHIQYHCNNFLESVDRTVESRICRERFSVTRGGRTTRVRPFPISVDPDLAAEHLAGDWEAPVAALRRKYNLGDRLLLLGVDRVDYTKGIPERLRAVARLLDLHPGLAGRFHLVQLGAPSRTSLPEYRALTDEIHALAADINERYGTPDWRPVVFVNEHAGPELIYPLYRAAAGCVVSSLHDGMNLVAKEFVTARDDEQGVLVLSEFTGAARELTDAVLVNPFDVDRLANGLLAALTMPPAERQRRMRRMRAQVADHNIYRWAGTMLSEASKLMDHGPRPAAPRVAVPRVYVPADAAPARFAPAPVLTHPA, via the coding sequence GTGGCCTGGACCAAGGACCGCCTCGAAGACGCGGCCCGCACCCGCCTCGGCGGGGCGAAGCTGATCGTCGTCGCGAACCGCGAGCCGTACATCCACAACCTGCGCAACGGGGCGGTCGAACTGATGCGCCCCGCCGGCGGCCTCACGACCGCGCTCGACCCGGTGATGCGCGCCTGCGGCGGGACGTGGGTGGCTCACGGGTCCGGCAGCGCCGACCGCCTGTCGTCCGACGCCCGCGGCCGGGTCCGCGTGCCGCCCGACGACCCGAGCTACACCCTCCGCCGCGTCTGGCTCACGCCCGAGCAGGAGAACGGCTACTACTACGGGTTCGCCAACAGCAGCCTGTGGCCGCTCTGCCACCAGGTGTACCACCGCCCGACGTTCGACCCGGCCCACTGGGCAGCGTACCAAGAGGTGAACGACCTCTTCGCCGCGGCCGTCCTCGAGGAAGCGCGAGGCGGCCCGGCGCTCGTGTTCGTGCAGGACTACCACTTCGCCCTCCTGCCGCGGCTGCTGAAGCGCGCCCGGCCGGACCTGGTGGTGGCGCAGTTCTGGCACATCCCGTGGCCGAACCCGGAGACGTTTCGCGTCTGCCCGTGGGCCGGCGAACTGCTCGACGGCATGCTCGGCAACGACCTGCTCGGGTTCCACATCCAGTACCACTGCAACAACTTCCTGGAGTCGGTGGACCGCACGGTCGAGTCGCGCATCTGCCGCGAGCGGTTCAGCGTCACCCGCGGCGGCCGCACCACCCGCGTCCGGCCGTTCCCGATCAGCGTCGATCCCGACCTCGCCGCGGAACACCTCGCCGGCGACTGGGAGGCGCCGGTGGCGGCGCTGCGGCGGAAGTACAACCTCGGCGACCGGCTGCTGCTGCTCGGCGTTGACCGCGTGGACTACACGAAGGGCATCCCCGAGCGGCTCCGCGCCGTGGCGCGGCTCCTCGACCTCCACCCGGGCCTCGCCGGCCGCTTCCACCTCGTGCAGCTCGGCGCCCCCAGCCGCACGAGCCTTCCCGAGTACCGCGCGCTGACCGACGAGATTCACGCCCTCGCCGCGGACATCAACGAGCGGTACGGCACGCCCGACTGGCGGCCGGTGGTGTTCGTGAACGAGCACGCCGGGCCGGAGCTGATCTACCCGCTGTACCGCGCCGCGGCCGGGTGCGTGGTCAGCTCGCTGCACGACGGCATGAACCTGGTGGCGAAGGAGTTCGTGACAGCCCGCGACGACGAGCAGGGGGTGCTGGTGCTGTCCGAGTTCACCGGCGCGGCCCGGGAGCTGACCGACGCCGTGCTGGTGAACCCGTTCGACGTGGACCGGCTGGCGAACGGCCTGCTGGCGGCGCTCACCATGCCGCCGGCGGAGCGGCAGCGGCGGATGCGGCGGATGCGGGCGCAGGTGGCCGACCACAACATCTACCGCTGGGCCGGCACGATGCTCAGCGAGGCGTCGAAGCTGATGGACCACGGCCCGCGCCCGGCCGCGCCGCGGGTCGCCGTGCCGCGGGTGTACGTCCCCGCGGACGCCGCGCCCGCCCGGTTCGCCCCCGCCCCGGTCCTCACCCATCCCGCGTGA
- the otsB gene encoding trehalose-phosphatase, with product MPAHDWATAAAAGYRAGRPLTLLFDYDGTLTPIAALPALAVLPPATRDALAGLAALPRAAVGVVSGRSLDSVRELVGLPGLRYAGSGGMHISFGAEEAIDPALAEFDAIADALLTALSSPVKSFPGTWVERKPGCLSVHYRQLTPPRAAGFVEEAREALAELAPDCPPLRVRAVTQALEVALAGAWTKGDAVDRLAGVDALVVFAGDGANDEEAVAAVNARGGLTVGVGPEAPAAVRLRVADQNEFVAGLHRLAASLCGAAVVGRPHPGGVVTPRVIHQGAR from the coding sequence ATGCCTGCGCACGACTGGGCGACGGCGGCCGCGGCGGGATACCGCGCCGGCCGCCCGCTGACCCTACTGTTCGACTACGACGGCACACTCACCCCGATCGCCGCCCTCCCGGCGCTGGCGGTCCTCCCCCCGGCGACGCGCGACGCGCTCGCCGGCCTCGCCGCGCTGCCGCGGGCGGCGGTCGGGGTGGTGAGCGGCCGGAGCCTGGACTCCGTCCGCGAGCTCGTCGGCCTCCCCGGCCTCCGGTACGCCGGGTCCGGGGGGATGCACATCTCGTTCGGTGCCGAGGAGGCAATCGACCCGGCGCTGGCCGAATTCGACGCCATCGCCGACGCGCTACTGACGGCGCTGTCGTCGCCGGTCAAGAGCTTCCCCGGCACGTGGGTGGAGCGGAAGCCGGGGTGCCTGTCGGTCCACTACCGGCAGCTGACGCCGCCGCGGGCGGCGGGCTTCGTCGAGGAGGCCCGCGAGGCGCTGGCCGAGCTCGCACCCGACTGCCCGCCGCTCCGCGTCCGCGCGGTGACGCAAGCACTCGAGGTGGCGCTCGCCGGGGCGTGGACGAAGGGCGACGCCGTGGACCGCCTGGCCGGCGTCGACGCGCTGGTGGTGTTCGCCGGCGACGGCGCGAACGACGAGGAGGCGGTCGCGGCGGTCAACGCCCGCGGCGGGCTGACGGTCGGCGTCGGCCCGGAGGCGCCGGCCGCGGTCCGGCTCCGCGTCGCGGACCAGAACGAGTTCGTGGCGGGGCTGCACCGCCTGGCCGCGAGCCTGTGCGGCGCCGCGGTCGTTGGTCGGCCGCATCCGGGCGGGGTGGTAACGCCGCGGGTGATTCACCAGGGGGCGCGATGA
- a CDS encoding response regulator has protein sequence MSEAPGVLLIDPDPVERDRLRRELEERGWRVCVAEDAAAAVRLCEERPAEFRAAVVDLQLPGLQGARVLAGLGAVAPALARVAMSAGLAPYSVAAFRRLTRTPLLAKPVHAADLDSVLGELVAATV, from the coding sequence ATGAGCGAGGCACCGGGCGTGTTGCTGATCGACCCCGATCCGGTGGAGCGCGACCGCCTCCGGCGCGAGCTGGAGGAGCGCGGCTGGCGGGTGTGCGTGGCCGAGGACGCGGCCGCGGCCGTGCGGCTGTGCGAGGAGCGGCCGGCCGAGTTCCGCGCCGCGGTGGTGGACCTTCAGCTGCCGGGGTTGCAGGGGGCGCGGGTGCTGGCCGGGCTCGGCGCGGTGGCGCCGGCGCTGGCGCGGGTGGCGATGTCGGCGGGTCTGGCGCCGTACTCCGTCGCCGCCTTCCGCCGCCTCACCCGCACGCCGCTGCTGGCGAAGCCGGTCCACGCCGCCGACCTTGACTCCGTCCTCGGGGAACTGGTCGCGGCCACCGTATGA
- a CDS encoding alpha/beta hydrolase family protein, whose product MCRLLLAVPLVLVLLPLDAPRSFARPPSRPVEEAFNTADGVRLKGLFHRSPRGDKQGDAVVVLLYPPGPDRDMLKGNWDDLVGRLNDAGFHVFRFDWRGHGGSTDIVDPLGDNSPFTGFWTNTITGGWNQRYVRGYNRRPAKNELRVKTDINPSRYLPVYVNDLAAARLHLDQKNDNGDVNTSSVYLVGAGETAALGMMWLAAEWARPAVAPLLPNGLQYKSVPQSTLYAPDPPAGADVAGAVWLTADRPASVPEPTVRAWARSATKLRDNNKMLFLYGADDGAGERDAEWFYHKVLVADGTREQVPVEQTFLYPVASTRLIGMNLLGQASRRLTPLPEETVLDYLAARQKDRVTMVRKTRNYVTPYFVDVNYYLGLR is encoded by the coding sequence ATGTGCCGTCTCCTGCTGGCCGTTCCGCTCGTGCTCGTGCTCCTCCCCCTCGACGCGCCGCGGTCGTTCGCCCGGCCGCCGAGCCGCCCGGTCGAGGAGGCGTTCAACACCGCCGACGGCGTGCGCCTCAAGGGGCTGTTCCACCGCAGCCCGCGCGGCGACAAGCAGGGCGACGCGGTGGTCGTGCTCCTGTACCCCCCCGGCCCCGACCGCGACATGCTCAAAGGGAACTGGGACGACCTCGTCGGCCGCCTCAACGACGCCGGGTTCCACGTCTTTCGATTCGACTGGCGCGGCCACGGCGGCAGCACCGACATCGTGGACCCGCTCGGCGACAACTCCCCGTTCACCGGGTTCTGGACGAACACCATCACCGGCGGGTGGAACCAGCGCTACGTCCGCGGGTACAACCGCCGGCCGGCCAAGAACGAGCTGCGCGTCAAGACGGACATCAACCCGAGCCGGTATCTCCCGGTGTACGTCAACGACCTGGCCGCGGCGCGCCTCCATCTCGACCAGAAGAACGACAACGGCGACGTGAACACCAGCTCGGTCTACCTCGTCGGCGCCGGCGAGACGGCGGCGCTCGGCATGATGTGGCTGGCGGCCGAGTGGGCGCGGCCGGCGGTGGCGCCGCTGCTGCCGAACGGCCTCCAGTACAAGAGCGTGCCGCAGTCCACGCTGTACGCCCCCGACCCGCCGGCGGGGGCCGACGTCGCCGGCGCCGTGTGGCTCACCGCCGACCGCCCGGCGAGCGTCCCGGAGCCGACGGTGCGGGCGTGGGCGCGGTCGGCGACGAAGCTGCGCGACAACAACAAGATGCTGTTCCTCTATGGCGCCGACGACGGCGCGGGCGAGCGCGACGCGGAGTGGTTCTACCACAAGGTGCTGGTCGCCGACGGCACCCGGGAGCAGGTGCCGGTCGAGCAGACGTTTCTGTACCCGGTGGCGAGCACGCGGCTTATCGGGATGAACTTGCTCGGCCAGGCCAGTCGGCGGCTCACGCCGCTGCCGGAAGAGACGGTGCTGGACTACCTCGCGGCCCGGCAGAAGGACCGCGTCACGATGGTCCGTAAGACGCGGAACTACGTCACGCCGTACTTCGTGGACGTGAACTACTACCTCGGCCTGCGGTGA
- a CDS encoding peroxiredoxin family protein, giving the protein MRRRFGAMLMGVLLGAGGVLAADPGPQVGQQAKEFDLEELGGGRAKLSDLTKGGPVVLVVLRGYPGYQCPICSRQFGEFLGKADDFKKAGATVAFVYPGPGAGLKQKAGEFVKGRDYPAHFRVLLDPDYTFTNAYGLRWDAKNETAYPSTFALGTDRKVTFARVSTTHGGRLSAADALKALAAK; this is encoded by the coding sequence ATGCGACGGCGATTCGGAGCGATGCTGATGGGCGTGCTGCTCGGGGCCGGGGGCGTGCTCGCGGCCGACCCCGGCCCCCAGGTCGGGCAGCAGGCGAAGGAGTTCGACCTGGAGGAACTCGGCGGCGGGCGCGCGAAGCTGTCGGACCTGACGAAGGGCGGGCCGGTGGTGCTGGTCGTCCTGCGCGGCTACCCGGGCTACCAGTGCCCCATCTGCTCGCGGCAGTTCGGCGAGTTCCTCGGCAAGGCCGACGACTTCAAGAAGGCCGGGGCCACGGTGGCGTTCGTGTACCCCGGCCCCGGCGCCGGGCTGAAGCAGAAGGCGGGCGAGTTCGTGAAGGGGCGCGACTACCCGGCCCACTTCCGCGTCCTGCTCGACCCGGACTACACGTTCACGAACGCCTACGGGCTCCGGTGGGACGCGAAGAACGAGACGGCGTACCCGTCCACGTTCGCCCTCGGCACCGACCGGAAGGTGACGTTCGCCCGGGTGAGCACGACCCACGGCGGCCGGCTCTCCGCGGCCGACGCGCTGAAGGCGCTCGCGGCGAAGTGA
- a CDS encoding PEP-CTERM sorting domain-containing protein encodes MRRRFGWMVVLSAATVTGLPGVGRAGWLSLTAGVAGSVEPLTTADLWFNFPGGTPTVVVTQAKGTGTVQANAGGAVTHFGGLGVPVLLTLADGTAYLAAGELPPGVTARTPAGVPAGSASSATPVTGAEVPSNAVLLGVTAGDDGLTFALTDGTGAALGSGTLAVPAGGWWVAGLGADAKPNSGPIDPPGDPDPVPTEPAEPTDPGTVPGVPEPATLLLGLIGAGGVVVRRRWFRPAARAARRA; translated from the coding sequence ATGCGACGCCGATTCGGATGGATGGTCGTGCTGAGTGCGGCGACGGTCACCGGGCTCCCCGGGGTCGGGCGGGCCGGGTGGCTGTCGCTCACGGCCGGGGTCGCCGGCTCCGTCGAGCCGCTCACCACGGCCGACCTGTGGTTCAACTTCCCGGGCGGGACGCCGACCGTCGTGGTGACGCAGGCGAAGGGGACCGGCACCGTCCAGGCGAACGCCGGCGGCGCGGTCACCCACTTCGGCGGGCTCGGCGTCCCCGTCCTGCTGACCCTCGCCGACGGCACCGCCTACCTCGCGGCGGGCGAGTTGCCGCCGGGCGTGACGGCCCGCACCCCCGCCGGCGTCCCCGCCGGGTCGGCGTCGTCCGCCACCCCGGTGACCGGCGCGGAGGTCCCGTCGAACGCGGTCCTGCTCGGCGTCACCGCGGGTGACGACGGCCTCACCTTCGCGCTGACGGACGGCACCGGCGCGGCCCTCGGCTCCGGCACGCTGGCGGTCCCCGCGGGCGGGTGGTGGGTGGCCGGCCTCGGGGCGGACGCGAAGCCGAACAGCGGCCCGATCGACCCCCCCGGCGACCCCGACCCGGTGCCGACCGAGCCCGCCGAGCCGACCGACCCGGGCACCGTGCCGGGCGTTCCCGAGCCGGCGACGCTGCTGCTCGGCCTGATCGGCGCGGGCGGGGTGGTGGTCCGGCGCCGCTGGTTCCGACCGGCGGCCCGGGCGGCGCGGCGGGCGTGA